A DNA window from Actinomadura coerulea contains the following coding sequences:
- a CDS encoding histidine kinase, protein MSDIGARLDRIHSVGGCLVRAAYAGFASLYLLGCAAAGLRDGPTLWMVFVALVANVAAVSGRGFLVWAAGAGALSALSTLCLGTVVRPELGAPSLFAEIGGLLIVIARVVWRARRDRLVPIAVLLAAAVLATPLRWSLIAAALFTAPLGITVAVALGVGLYLRALDARRARSLASARRDERLELARDLHDFVAHHVTGIVVQAQAARFTAGSGTAQTQEQLDRMLGEIEKAGTEALTSMRRMVGLLRDAQNVNAPDGEALPDGGSSTRPVGDLDRLRDLVEGFAHPPAALTLEPGLGALPPEVAASAHRVVQEALTNVRKHAADAASVRVTLARVGADVEVAVRDDGRGRGGRRLPSGGFGLTGLGERVGALGGRLHAGPRPEGGWEVVARLPVPDG, encoded by the coding sequence GTGAGCGACATAGGGGCACGGCTGGACCGCATCCATTCGGTGGGCGGCTGCCTGGTGCGCGCGGCGTACGCGGGGTTCGCGTCCCTGTACCTGCTGGGGTGCGCGGCCGCCGGGCTCCGGGACGGCCCCACCCTGTGGATGGTGTTCGTCGCGCTGGTGGCCAACGTCGCGGCGGTCTCGGGGCGCGGCTTCCTGGTGTGGGCGGCCGGCGCGGGGGCGCTGTCGGCGCTCAGCACCCTCTGCCTCGGCACGGTGGTCCGGCCCGAGCTCGGCGCCCCCAGCCTGTTCGCGGAGATCGGCGGCCTGCTGATCGTCATCGCGCGGGTGGTGTGGAGGGCCCGCCGCGACCGGCTCGTCCCGATCGCGGTGCTGCTCGCCGCGGCGGTCCTGGCGACCCCGCTGCGCTGGTCGCTGATCGCGGCGGCGCTGTTCACCGCGCCGCTCGGCATCACCGTGGCGGTCGCGCTCGGCGTCGGCCTCTACCTGCGGGCGCTGGACGCGCGGCGGGCCAGGTCGCTGGCCTCGGCGCGCCGCGACGAGCGGCTGGAGCTGGCCCGCGACCTGCACGACTTCGTCGCCCACCACGTCACCGGCATCGTCGTCCAGGCGCAGGCGGCGAGGTTCACGGCCGGGTCGGGCACCGCGCAGACGCAGGAGCAGCTCGACCGGATGCTCGGCGAGATCGAGAAGGCCGGAACCGAGGCGCTCACGTCGATGCGGCGCATGGTCGGGCTGCTGCGCGACGCCCAGAACGTCAACGCCCCGGACGGGGAGGCCCTCCCGGACGGCGGCTCCAGTACCCGCCCCGTCGGCGACCTGGATCGGCTCAGGGACCTCGTCGAGGGGTTCGCCCATCCGCCCGCCGCGCTCACGCTGGAGCCCGGCCTCGGCGCGCTGCCGCCGGAGGTCGCGGCGTCGGCGCACCGCGTCGTCCAGGAGGCGCTGACCAACGTCCGCAAGCACGCCGCCGACGCCGCGTCCGTGCGGGTCACGCTGGCGCGGGTCGGAGCCGACGTCGAGGTCGCCGTGCGGGACGACGGGCGGGGGCGCGGCGGCCGGCGGCTGCCGTCCGGCGGGTTCGGGCTCACCGGTCTCGGCGAGCGGGTCGGCGCGCTCGGCGGGCGGCTGCACGCGGGACCGCGCCCTGAGGGCGGGTGGGAGGTCGTCGCACGGCTCCCCGTACCGGACGGATGA
- a CDS encoding response regulator, with the protein MTIRVLIADDQEMVRTGFRMIVDSQPDMRVVGEAADGAEAVALARRLRPEVCLFDIRMPRMDGLEATRALAGPGVPDPPRIVIVTTFDMDEYVYGALRGGAVGFLLKDSGPALLVEAVRAAANGGSLVSPSITVRLLEHLARRPARPVQPREPLTERELDVVRLVARGRTNEEIAAELYVSLSTVKTHLGSVNRKLETRNRVATAAWAWESGLMT; encoded by the coding sequence GTGACCATCCGTGTACTGATCGCCGACGACCAGGAGATGGTCCGGACCGGGTTCCGGATGATCGTCGACTCGCAGCCCGACATGCGGGTGGTCGGGGAGGCCGCCGACGGCGCCGAGGCCGTCGCGCTGGCCCGCCGCCTGCGCCCCGAGGTGTGCCTGTTCGACATCCGGATGCCGCGCATGGACGGGCTGGAGGCGACCCGCGCCCTCGCCGGCCCGGGCGTTCCCGACCCGCCCCGCATCGTCATCGTGACGACGTTCGACATGGACGAGTACGTCTACGGGGCGCTGCGCGGAGGCGCGGTCGGGTTCCTGCTGAAGGACAGCGGGCCCGCGCTGCTGGTGGAGGCCGTCCGCGCGGCGGCGAACGGCGGGTCGCTGGTGTCGCCGTCCATCACCGTCCGGCTGCTGGAGCACCTGGCCAGGCGCCCCGCCCGGCCCGTCCAGCCGCGCGAGCCGCTCACCGAGCGGGAGCTGGACGTGGTCAGGCTCGTGGCGCGCGGCCGGACGAACGAGGAGATCGCCGCGGAGCTGTACGTGTCGCTCTCCACGGTCAAGACGCACCTCGGCAGCGTCAACCGCAAGCTGGAGACGCGGAACCGCGTCGCGACGGCCGCGTGGGCCTGGGAGTCGGGCCTGATGACCTGA